From Lawsonia intracellularis PHE/MN1-00, the proteins below share one genomic window:
- a CDS encoding SulP family inorganic anion transporter: protein MDIYKQKALDKIPFVPSLFKTLAQGYSYKMLFKDFSAGCNIAVIALPLSLAFSIASGLTPEKGLYSSIVASLIMAFLSGSNFQICGPTGALVIIIFTIISRYGYDGLIITTIISGTILIFCGITRLGFLIKYIPYPVTIGFTLGIALLIFSSQVKDFFGLPMAETPPEFFDKWHLYLRNALSFSPSTLFTSFFTLLVIISVRFYIPRFPAPVMGVIFTTVIVWLFDLPVETIGSRFGTLPSDIPSFLVPLDFSIERLRILLPDAFTMALLIAIESLLSCVVADSMTGKRHNSNMELIAQGVGNIGSVLFNGMPATGSIGRTMTNIRSGAYSPISSIFHAIFLFGFILYLMPAIELIPLSAFAGVLVVVAYDMSDLMTVRRMFYGPTADWALMLLTFILTVVLDLTTAVYVGVILASLFFMGRMGEITQLQTVTKEYQSHEIVQDIPVEKDKLPKGVHIFSINGPLFFGVADRLQKLLEAMETTPKVFILYLHNMPTIDMTAIHTLESFIEKRRSGCKIFLADIHPATRSTLDRAGIIHAVGKENIFPTLQSAVEESTKFVEDTA from the coding sequence ATGGATATCTATAAACAAAAAGCATTAGATAAGATTCCATTTGTCCCTAGTCTATTTAAAACCCTAGCTCAGGGTTATAGCTATAAAATGCTTTTTAAAGATTTTTCTGCAGGATGTAATATTGCTGTTATCGCACTTCCTCTTAGTTTAGCTTTTTCAATAGCGTCTGGGTTAACACCAGAAAAAGGTCTTTATTCAAGTATAGTTGCAAGTTTAATCATGGCCTTTTTAAGTGGGAGTAATTTTCAAATTTGTGGTCCAACAGGGGCTTTAGTTATTATTATCTTTACTATTATTTCACGATATGGATATGATGGGTTAATTATTACAACAATTATTTCAGGTACAATCCTTATTTTTTGTGGCATTACTCGGCTTGGATTTCTTATAAAATATATTCCATATCCTGTAACAATAGGTTTTACCTTAGGGATTGCTTTATTAATTTTTTCTTCACAAGTAAAAGACTTTTTTGGCCTACCTATGGCTGAAACTCCACCAGAATTTTTTGATAAGTGGCATTTATACTTACGTAATGCACTTTCATTTAGTCCTTCAACACTCTTTACTTCTTTTTTTACATTATTAGTTATTATTAGCGTTCGTTTTTATATTCCTCGTTTTCCAGCACCAGTGATGGGTGTTATTTTTACAACGGTTATTGTTTGGCTATTTGATTTACCTGTAGAAACAATAGGTAGTCGTTTTGGAACACTCCCATCTGATATCCCATCTTTTTTAGTACCATTAGATTTTAGTATTGAGAGGTTACGTATCTTATTACCAGATGCTTTCACTATGGCATTATTAATTGCAATAGAGTCCCTTCTTTCATGTGTAGTTGCTGATAGTATGACAGGGAAACGTCATAATTCTAATATGGAATTAATAGCTCAAGGGGTAGGTAATATTGGTTCTGTTTTATTTAATGGGATGCCTGCGACAGGTTCTATCGGTAGAACTATGACTAATATACGTTCAGGAGCATATTCACCTATTTCTTCTATTTTTCATGCTATATTTTTATTTGGTTTTATTCTTTATTTGATGCCTGCAATAGAGTTGATCCCATTATCTGCATTTGCTGGTGTCCTTGTTGTCGTTGCTTATGATATGAGTGACTTAATGACAGTCAGACGTATGTTCTATGGACCAACAGCAGATTGGGCGCTTATGTTGCTTACATTTATTTTGACTGTAGTTTTAGATCTTACGACTGCTGTCTATGTAGGTGTTATTTTGGCATCATTATTTTTTATGGGGAGGATGGGTGAAATTACACAGTTACAAACAGTTACAAAAGAATATCAATCTCATGAGATAGTCCAAGATATACCGGTTGAAAAGGATAAGTTGCCAAAAGGAGTGCATATTTTTTCAATAAATGGTCCTCTCTTTTTTGGTGTTGCAGATCGTTTACAAAAACTTTTAGAAGCAATGGAAACTACTCCTAAGGTATTTATTTTATATTTGCATAATATGCCTACAATAGATATGACAGCTATCCATACATTAGAGTCCTTTATTGAAAAAAGAAGGTCTGGTTGTAAAATATTTCTTGCAGATATTCATCCTGCAACAAGATCTACTCTTGACCGTGCTGGTATTATCCATGCAGTAGGTAAAGAAAACATTTTCCCTACACTCCAAAGTGCAGTTGAAGAATCTACTAAGTTTGTTGAGGATACTGCATGA
- a CDS encoding amino acid ABC transporter permease gives MSFDFQPQVMLETAPLLLEGVELTLIITIGGLFLGLALGILVGLINTPRFPFLRTLAVIYVEIIRGTPLIVLVMFLYFALPLALDIHIPPNWAGVIAIGVNSGAYIAEIVRGSIISISHGQMEAARSTGLTHAQAMLYIIWPQAFRRMIPPLTNQCIISLKDTSLLVVIGVGELTRQGQEIISVNFRAFEVWLTVAIFYLIMTLSISALLKYLERRLVLPGRLQYAGKQY, from the coding sequence ATGAGTTTTGATTTTCAACCACAAGTTATGTTAGAGACAGCACCACTATTACTAGAAGGTGTTGAATTAACACTTATAATTACAATTGGTGGTCTTTTTTTAGGTTTGGCCTTAGGGATACTTGTAGGACTTATAAATACCCCACGTTTTCCTTTTTTACGTACTTTGGCAGTAATATACGTAGAAATTATTAGAGGAACTCCTTTAATAGTACTTGTAATGTTTTTATATTTTGCCCTTCCTTTGGCTCTTGATATACATATTCCTCCTAATTGGGCAGGAGTAATAGCAATTGGAGTAAACTCTGGCGCATATATCGCTGAAATTGTTAGAGGTTCGATTATTTCTATATCTCATGGGCAAATGGAAGCTGCACGTTCTACTGGATTGACCCATGCCCAAGCAATGTTGTATATTATTTGGCCACAAGCCTTTAGACGCATGATCCCTCCATTGACAAATCAGTGTATTATTTCTTTGAAGGATACCTCATTATTGGTAGTTATAGGTGTTGGAGAATTAACAAGGCAGGGACAAGAAATTATTTCTGTAAATTTCCGTGCTTTTGAAGTATGGCTCACTGTCGCAATATTCTATTTAATAATGACATTAAGTATTTCAGCGCTATTAAAGTATCTTGAGCGTCGACTTGTTTTACCTGGAAGACTTCAATATGCTGGTAAACAATATTAA
- a CDS encoding glutamine ABC transporter substrate-binding protein — protein MKYKIFVFILGLFFTNTFGFFANAKGLVVAHDTNLMPFEFKDKEGNFVGFDIELWEHIAEIANIPYTFQPMDFNGIIPGLQTGSIDIAISGMTITPERAKVILFSQPYYESGLMILVRAGEESISKLEDLVGKTVGVKTGTSSVDFMKSFGKQRSLKLFPTNDGMFFDLMTGGVDAVVFDAPVLQYFASSAGKGKVKLVGPKYKGQPYGIAFRKNSEELVQKVNTALNELKRNGIYTELYKKWFGLPPE, from the coding sequence ATGAAATATAAAATATTTGTTTTTATTTTAGGACTATTTTTTACTAATACTTTTGGTTTTTTTGCTAATGCAAAAGGGTTAGTCGTTGCCCATGATACAAATTTAATGCCTTTTGAGTTTAAAGATAAAGAGGGTAATTTTGTAGGATTCGATATTGAACTATGGGAGCATATCGCAGAGATTGCTAATATACCCTATACTTTTCAACCTATGGATTTTAATGGCATTATTCCTGGATTACAAACTGGTAGTATTGACATTGCAATCTCAGGAATGACAATTACTCCTGAACGAGCTAAAGTTATATTATTTTCTCAGCCTTACTATGAATCAGGATTAATGATTCTTGTTCGTGCAGGAGAAGAGTCAATTTCAAAGTTGGAAGATCTTGTTGGGAAAACTGTTGGTGTAAAAACAGGAACTTCTTCTGTAGATTTTATGAAGAGCTTTGGTAAGCAAAGGTCATTAAAGCTTTTCCCTACTAATGATGGAATGTTTTTTGATCTTATGACTGGTGGCGTTGATGCTGTTGTTTTTGATGCTCCAGTATTACAGTATTTTGCCTCTTCAGCAGGAAAAGGAAAAGTTAAACTAGTTGGTCCTAAATATAAAGGACAACCATATGGAATTGCTTTTCGAAAAAATTCAGAGGAGTTAGTTCAAAAAGTAAATACTGCGCTTAATGAACTTAAGAGAAATGGGATCTATACAGAACTTTATAAAAAATGGTTTGGACTTCCCCCTGAATAA
- a CDS encoding 30S ribosomal protein S1, translated as METEETMENNGTDLDFNFESALEDYLSTDFGDLEEGTIVKGEIVRIDDDNVLVDVNFKSEGQIPTIEFQNTDGNITAKVGDKIDVFVVRKNEQEGTIILSFEKAKRMQLFDQLEDLQEKNGIIKGRIVRRIKGGYTIDLRGVEAFLPGSHVDLRPVPDMDMLVNQEYEFRVLKINRRRSNVIVSRRVLLEEERDSKRQDLLQTISEGQVVVGKVKNVTEYGVFVDLGGLDGLLHITDMSWKRIRHPREMVNLGQELELKVLSFDKENQKVSLGLKQLVPDPWQDITERFPETSHHVGKVTNLVDYGVFVELESGVEGLVHISEMSWTRKLRHPSQMVHQGDEVEVVILGIDQDKKRISLGMKQVKPNPWELVGEKYPEGTILEGVVKNITEFGMFIGIEDGIDGLIHVSDISWTKKVRHPNELFKVGDTVQAKVLTVDQENEKFTLGIKQLTEDPWSNAPSVYPVGGIVKGIITNITDFGLFVEVEEGIEGLVHVSELSSKKIKSPSEIYKDGEEIQAKIIHVSAEERRLGLSIKQLKEDEEHRKSREYSRTGPDSGQSLGDLLKMKLEEPTEN; from the coding sequence ATGGAAACTGAGGAAACTATGGAAAATAACGGTACAGACCTAGACTTTAATTTTGAAAGCGCACTTGAAGACTATCTCAGTACAGATTTTGGTGATCTTGAGGAAGGAACCATTGTCAAAGGTGAGATCGTTCGTATAGATGATGATAATGTACTTGTTGATGTAAACTTTAAGTCTGAAGGACAAATTCCTACTATTGAATTTCAAAATACTGATGGGAATATTACAGCTAAAGTTGGAGATAAAATAGATGTTTTTGTTGTTCGAAAGAATGAGCAAGAAGGAACTATTATTTTGTCTTTTGAAAAAGCTAAAAGAATGCAGCTTTTTGATCAACTTGAAGATCTACAAGAGAAAAATGGTATTATTAAAGGACGTATTGTACGTCGTATAAAGGGTGGTTATACAATTGACCTTAGGGGAGTGGAAGCATTCTTACCTGGTTCTCATGTTGATCTTCGTCCTGTACCAGATATGGATATGTTAGTAAATCAAGAGTATGAATTTCGTGTACTAAAAATTAATCGTAGACGGAGTAATGTAATTGTTTCTCGTCGAGTTCTTTTAGAGGAAGAGCGTGATTCAAAGCGGCAGGATTTACTCCAAACAATTTCCGAAGGCCAGGTTGTTGTTGGTAAAGTCAAAAATGTTACTGAGTATGGTGTATTTGTTGATCTTGGTGGGCTTGATGGTCTCCTTCATATCACAGATATGTCTTGGAAGCGTATCCGTCATCCTCGAGAAATGGTTAATTTAGGTCAGGAGTTAGAGTTAAAAGTTCTTTCTTTTGATAAAGAGAATCAAAAAGTTTCTTTAGGTTTGAAGCAACTTGTTCCAGATCCATGGCAAGACATCACAGAACGCTTTCCTGAAACTTCTCATCATGTTGGAAAAGTTACAAATCTTGTTGATTATGGTGTTTTTGTGGAACTTGAGTCAGGAGTTGAAGGACTTGTCCATATTTCCGAAATGTCTTGGACAAGAAAGCTTCGTCATCCATCTCAAATGGTTCATCAAGGAGATGAAGTAGAAGTTGTTATTCTTGGTATTGATCAGGATAAAAAGCGTATCTCTCTAGGGATGAAGCAAGTCAAGCCTAATCCATGGGAATTAGTAGGTGAGAAATATCCAGAAGGGACAATACTTGAGGGTGTAGTTAAAAATATTACAGAATTTGGGATGTTTATTGGTATTGAGGATGGAATTGATGGATTAATTCATGTTTCTGATATCAGTTGGACGAAAAAAGTTCGTCATCCAAATGAGTTATTTAAAGTAGGAGATACTGTTCAGGCAAAAGTGCTCACTGTTGATCAGGAAAATGAAAAGTTTACCCTTGGCATCAAGCAGCTTACTGAAGATCCATGGTCAAATGCCCCTTCTGTGTATCCTGTTGGAGGTATTGTGAAAGGCATCATTACAAATATTACCGATTTTGGTTTATTTGTTGAGGTCGAGGAGGGGATTGAAGGTCTTGTACATGTTTCTGAATTAAGCTCTAAAAAAATAAAATCACCCTCTGAAATTTATAAAGATGGTGAAGAAATTCAGGCAAAAATTATTCATGTTAGTGCTGAAGAGCGTCGTTTAGGGCTTTCAATAAAACAACTAAAAGAAGATGAAGAGCATCGTAAATCTCGGGAGTATAGTAGAACAGGCCCTGACTCTGGTCAAAGCCTTGGAGATCTGCTAAAGATGAAACTTGAGGAGCCAACAGAAAATTAA
- the rnhA gene encoding ribonuclease HI — protein MKSVEVFTDGSCLGNPGAGGWAAILRYGDYEQEISGGFSYTTNNRMEMIAAIYALEKLKESCLVMLYTDSQYLRNAVEKQWLVFWEKNNWKTASKKPVKNQDLWKRLQRQLERHNVIFTWVRGHSGHFENERCDNLARMEASRSNLPKDCGFINEG, from the coding sequence TTGAAATCGGTAGAAGTATTCACAGATGGTTCTTGTCTTGGTAATCCAGGGGCAGGTGGATGGGCAGCTATTTTACGTTATGGAGACTATGAACAGGAGATTTCGGGTGGTTTTAGTTACACAACAAATAACAGAATGGAAATGATAGCAGCTATTTATGCTCTTGAAAAGCTAAAAGAATCTTGTTTAGTTATGTTATATACTGATTCTCAATATTTACGTAATGCTGTGGAGAAACAGTGGTTAGTGTTTTGGGAGAAAAATAATTGGAAAACTGCAAGTAAAAAACCAGTGAAAAATCAAGACCTATGGAAAAGACTGCAACGTCAACTTGAGCGCCATAATGTTATATTTACATGGGTTAGAGGGCATAGTGGTCATTTTGAAAATGAACGATGTGATAATCTTGCACGAATGGAAGCTTCTCGTTCAAATTTGCCCAAAGATTGTGGGTTTATCAATGAGGGGTAA
- the menA gene encoding 1,4-dihydroxy-2-naphthoate octaprenyltransferase, protein MLYQWIIASRPWTFTAAFTPIALGTSLAISDGYHFDLFLFILALLGGIFLQAGANFLNTYGDYMSGVDTIDSAITCPQIVTGILPAYKMKYVGIGMLTTAIIIGLFLIFLCGWPVFVFGFIGFLGAASYTTGWSPYKYKGLGPIFVFFLMGPFMVLPAYYIQTYSLNMNIFFVSIPIAFLVTAIMHANDLRDIEYDNASGIKTIALWLGFKRSLLLYKVICIMAFVVLVCLVALRILPTVALLPLVLFPLLIRKFQRIKYPDITVEIKNLVKWTAGFHFLFGLFFIIGILLSPFVYV, encoded by the coding sequence ATGTTATATCAATGGATTATTGCAAGTAGACCTTGGACATTTACAGCTGCATTTACTCCTATTGCTTTAGGAACATCGCTAGCAATTAGTGATGGATACCATTTCGATCTATTTTTATTCATTTTAGCTTTATTAGGTGGTATTTTTTTACAGGCTGGTGCTAATTTTCTTAACACATATGGTGACTATATGTCAGGGGTAGATACTATAGATTCAGCTATTACATGTCCTCAAATTGTCACTGGTATTCTTCCAGCATATAAAATGAAATATGTTGGGATTGGTATGCTTACTACTGCTATTATCATTGGCTTATTTTTAATTTTTTTATGTGGTTGGCCTGTCTTTGTTTTTGGTTTTATAGGGTTCTTGGGAGCTGCATCATATACAACAGGATGGTCCCCATATAAGTATAAAGGGCTTGGACCTATTTTTGTATTTTTTTTAATGGGGCCATTTATGGTACTTCCTGCATATTATATACAAACTTACTCATTAAATATGAATATATTCTTTGTATCAATACCGATAGCTTTTTTAGTTACAGCTATTATGCATGCAAATGATCTTCGTGATATTGAATATGATAATGCTTCAGGTATTAAAACAATAGCGTTATGGTTAGGGTTTAAGCGCAGTTTGTTACTTTATAAGGTAATCTGCATAATGGCTTTTGTTGTGTTAGTATGTTTAGTTGCGCTAAGAATATTACCAACAGTTGCTTTATTACCATTAGTTCTTTTTCCTCTTTTAATTAGAAAGTTCCAACGTATTAAATACCCTGATATAACAGTTGAAATAAAAAATCTTGTAAAGTGGACAGCAGGTTTTCATTTTCTTTTTGGTTTATTTTTTATTATTGGGATATTACTAAGTCCTTTTGTTTATGTATAG
- a CDS encoding CPBP family intramembrane glutamic endopeptidase: MKNHTPSGLQVLFLVLLAVIFWAIVFGTTYINFWLGMSCSSMVLAFFSFLLGSPFHYSKFSWKVCLLGIGSAFILYSIFYLGDMIATKLLPFAQAQVADIYSIREQSNSVLIGFILLFITSPAEEIFWRGFFQRWAMTRFGDLGGWLLAGVSYAGVHIWSMNSMLIFSAAIAGLFWGLIFWRTSNLIPCIVSHSLWTLMVFVLFPILG, encoded by the coding sequence ATGAAAAATCATACACCTTCTGGACTTCAAGTTTTATTTTTAGTTTTATTAGCTGTTATTTTTTGGGCAATAGTCTTTGGAACAACATACATAAATTTTTGGTTAGGTATGAGCTGTTCTTCTATGGTGTTAGCTTTTTTTTCTTTTTTATTGGGTTCTCCGTTTCATTATAGTAAATTTTCATGGAAAGTATGCTTGTTAGGTATAGGCTCTGCATTTATTTTGTATAGTATTTTTTATCTTGGAGATATGATTGCTACAAAGTTACTTCCTTTTGCTCAAGCACAAGTAGCAGATATTTATAGTATTCGTGAACAGAGTAACTCAGTACTTATAGGGTTTATTTTGCTATTTATTACTAGTCCTGCAGAAGAAATTTTTTGGCGTGGATTTTTTCAACGTTGGGCTATGACACGTTTTGGGGACTTAGGTGGTTGGCTATTAGCTGGAGTCAGTTATGCAGGAGTTCATATATGGTCAATGAATAGTATGCTAATTTTTTCTGCTGCTATTGCAGGATTATTTTGGGGGCTCATTTTTTGGAGGACAAGCAACCTTATTCCTTGCATTGTTTCTCATTCTTTATGGACCCTCATGGTTTTTGTTCTTTTCCCTATTTTAGGTTAA
- the menA gene encoding 1,4-dihydroxy-2-naphthoate octaprenyltransferase, which yields MLYTWIIATRPWSFTAALIPISLGTALAWSGTVKTPGVPFHFFCFLLILLSGLLLQAGTNLLNTYGDFISGVDTLDSAVTCPQLVRGILLPEKVKQVGIALLVLSVILGLILYLLSGWPILLFGVIGLIGSATYTTGSSPYKYKGLGPIFVFFLMGPCMVLPAYYVQADVLTWSSFFASLPISFLVTAIMHANDLRDIQHDKLANISTVAIWLELKSSLVLYRILCLGAFVSLIFVVAFGLVPITGILPLALTPYLNSKLKRLRASEIDNELIVLEGWTAQFHFLFGVFYVVGVLLWGIIQVIL from the coding sequence ATGTTATATACATGGATTATTGCTACACGTCCTTGGTCTTTTACTGCTGCTTTAATCCCTATTTCTTTAGGTACAGCTTTAGCTTGGTCTGGAACGGTAAAAACACCTGGTGTTCCTTTTCATTTTTTTTGCTTTTTGCTTATATTATTATCTGGGCTTCTTTTACAAGCAGGAACAAATCTTCTTAATACATATGGTGACTTTATTTCAGGAGTAGATACGTTGGACTCGGCAGTAACCTGTCCGCAGCTTGTTAGAGGAATCCTTTTACCTGAGAAAGTGAAGCAGGTGGGGATAGCTTTATTAGTTCTTTCTGTTATCTTAGGTTTAATCCTTTATTTATTATCAGGTTGGCCTATATTACTTTTTGGAGTAATCGGTCTTATTGGTTCAGCTACTTATACAACAGGTAGCTCTCCATATAAATATAAAGGGCTTGGACCTATATTTGTATTTTTTCTTATGGGACCATGTATGGTTTTACCAGCCTATTATGTTCAAGCAGACGTCCTTACTTGGAGCTCATTTTTTGCTTCATTACCTATTTCGTTTTTAGTTACAGCTATTATGCATGCAAATGATTTACGAGATATTCAACATGATAAACTTGCCAATATTAGTACAGTTGCTATTTGGCTAGAGCTTAAAAGTAGTTTGGTACTATATAGAATATTATGTTTAGGTGCATTTGTATCACTGATTTTTGTTGTTGCTTTTGGTCTTGTTCCTATTACAGGGATACTTCCATTAGCTCTTACTCCGTATTTAAATAGTAAACTTAAAAGGCTAAGAGCTTCTGAAATAGATAATGAATTAATAGTACTTGAAGGATGGACAGCTCAATTTCACTTTCTTTTTGGGGTCTTTTATGTTGTGGGAGTTTTGTTATGGGGTATTATACAAGTTATATTATGA
- the tmk gene encoding dTMP kinase, whose protein sequence is MFITIEGIEGSGKTTLINRLSEYFSSRGEDVIVTREPGGCELGGLLRSLVLSSELGLTAESELFLFLADRAQHVSECIQPAIMNGKTVFCDRYADSTIVYQGYGRGMNIGKLWEFNEVAIKGIWPQKTLLLDIDVEKALERACIRNEALGLNIVEGRFESEPMDFHNRIRDGFLHWAGRNPDRITILNADTTPEDLFQQSVSVLREIV, encoded by the coding sequence GTGTTCATTACTATAGAGGGTATTGAAGGATCAGGGAAAACCACATTAATAAATCGTCTTTCAGAATACTTTAGTAGTAGAGGGGAAGATGTTATTGTTACTCGTGAGCCTGGTGGTTGTGAGTTGGGAGGTTTATTAAGATCTCTTGTTCTTTCTTCAGAGTTAGGGCTTACAGCAGAAAGTGAACTTTTTTTATTTCTTGCGGATCGTGCTCAACATGTATCTGAGTGCATACAGCCGGCGATAATGAATGGGAAAACAGTTTTTTGTGATCGTTATGCTGATTCAACTATTGTATACCAAGGTTATGGTCGAGGTATGAATATTGGTAAGTTGTGGGAATTTAATGAGGTAGCTATAAAAGGTATATGGCCCCAAAAAACACTTTTATTAGATATAGACGTAGAGAAAGCACTTGAAAGAGCATGTATTCGAAATGAAGCACTAGGGTTAAACATTGTAGAAGGTAGATTTGAATCAGAACCTATGGATTTTCATAACCGTATACGTGATGGTTTCCTACATTGGGCAGGAAGAAATCCTGATAGGATTACTATTCTTAATGCGGATACAACCCCAGAAGATTTATTTCAACAGTCGGTTAGTGTTTTAAGAGAAATAGTGTAA
- a CDS encoding 3'-5' exoribonuclease YhaM family protein, translating into MDGMQSSNKSFNKNQWIKDVTLSEEVASLFLIAASSQQQAKNGPFWRLELKDVTGTIEARIWSPMSLEYPKIPTGIIAYVKGRAESYREQLQINIIELHIIDEDELLTIDIGMFLPASVRNSQDMFSELEAICNKEFTHKPWHRFVFSILNDPEVKPKLLVAPAAKGVHHAWVGGLLEHILSVVKVSLLICDHYNCLDRQTLLAGAIFHDIGKLWELSGGLDNNYTDEGRLIGHINISLEKFQSYLIQSGLEEGLAMHFKHLVLSHHGLYEFASPRLPQTAEAFALHYIDNLDAKIAQSIAALQDISSGETGWSSYQKTLERQLYQATKTPLESNKLEDQSIKQKVSQCSLL; encoded by the coding sequence ATGGACGGAATGCAATCTTCCAACAAAAGTTTTAATAAAAATCAATGGATTAAAGATGTTACGTTAAGTGAAGAGGTGGCATCTTTGTTTTTAATTGCAGCAAGTTCACAACAACAAGCTAAAAATGGACCTTTTTGGCGATTAGAACTTAAAGATGTAACAGGTACTATAGAGGCCCGTATTTGGAGTCCAATGAGCCTTGAATATCCAAAAATTCCAACTGGAATTATAGCTTATGTAAAAGGAAGAGCTGAAAGTTATAGAGAGCAACTACAAATTAATATTATAGAATTACATATTATAGATGAAGATGAGTTACTAACTATAGATATAGGCATGTTTCTACCTGCAAGTGTAAGAAACTCACAAGATATGTTTAGTGAGTTAGAAGCAATATGTAATAAAGAGTTTACACATAAACCATGGCATAGGTTTGTTTTTAGTATATTAAATGATCCTGAGGTGAAACCAAAACTATTAGTTGCTCCTGCAGCAAAGGGTGTACATCATGCATGGGTTGGAGGGTTATTAGAACATATTCTTTCTGTAGTAAAAGTATCTTTATTAATATGTGATCATTATAATTGTTTAGATCGTCAAACGCTACTAGCTGGAGCCATTTTTCATGATATAGGAAAACTATGGGAACTTTCAGGAGGATTAGATAATAACTATACAGATGAAGGTCGGTTAATAGGTCATATTAATATAAGTCTTGAAAAGTTTCAAAGTTATCTTATACAGTCAGGCTTAGAAGAAGGTCTTGCTATGCATTTTAAACATCTTGTTCTTAGTCATCATGGTCTTTATGAGTTTGCTTCACCAAGGTTGCCTCAAACAGCTGAAGCATTTGCTCTTCACTATATAGATAATCTAGATGCTAAAATAGCTCAAAGTATTGCAGCACTACAGGATATTTCATCAGGAGAGACAGGTTGGTCTTCATATCAAAAAACACTTGAACGCCAATTATATCAAGCAACTAAGACCCCACTAGAAAGTAATAAGTTAGAAGATCAGAGTATCAAACAGAAGGTTAGCCAGTGTTCATTACTATAG
- the surE gene encoding 5'/3'-nucleotidase SurE gives MNILLTNDDGIHASGLRAIYNELVKLGHNVFPFAPTVERSGASNSVSLNVPLTTQDVYDGDFKGTAINGTPVDCVKVGLAKLHENPPDLIISGINAGHNVGTDILYSGTVAAAMEGCVAGIPSIAFSRPREEVDPTQSYAEHAANLLKKIDFSLVPKGQILNINYPSISIKKTLGIKVCAMSTQGWEHKLHKKKDDNGKPYWFISPYIPYSHGISQTDVFFLLEGWITITPLMFNMTAQTTLSNLEQHSFT, from the coding sequence ATGAACATTCTTTTAACAAATGATGATGGTATTCATGCTTCTGGACTACGAGCAATCTATAATGAGTTGGTGAAGTTAGGGCATAATGTATTCCCTTTTGCACCAACCGTTGAAAGATCAGGAGCAAGTAACTCCGTTTCACTTAATGTTCCATTAACTACTCAAGATGTATATGATGGAGATTTCAAAGGTACAGCTATAAATGGAACTCCTGTAGACTGTGTAAAGGTTGGGCTTGCAAAGCTTCATGAAAATCCACCGGATCTTATTATTTCTGGGATTAATGCTGGACATAATGTAGGAACAGATATTTTATATTCTGGAACAGTTGCTGCTGCTATGGAAGGATGTGTTGCAGGGATACCATCTATTGCTTTTTCTAGACCACGTGAAGAAGTGGATCCCACACAAAGCTATGCAGAACATGCTGCTAACTTACTAAAAAAAATTGACTTTTCATTAGTTCCAAAAGGCCAAATACTTAATATTAACTATCCATCTATATCTATTAAAAAAACTTTAGGAATTAAAGTATGTGCTATGTCCACACAGGGATGGGAACATAAGCTTCATAAAAAAAAGGATGATAATGGAAAACCATATTGGTTTATTTCTCCTTATATTCCATATAGTCATGGTATCTCACAAACTGATGTTTTTTTTCTCCTTGAAGGATGGATTACAATAACTCCATTAATGTTTAATATGACTGCTCAAACTACACTATCTAATCTTGAACAACACTCTTTTACATAA